A stretch of bacterium DNA encodes these proteins:
- a CDS encoding TonB-dependent receptor — protein sequence MKRIATTATILILTIVFSQQVFAQKNGGIKGIVSDSLTGERLSLVNIYIPSEGLGAATDANGFFFIGNIPPGKKTFRITLIGYGMITKEFEIQPGKIVTMDLQLSPSVVEMDVVETTAERRIRYDTEISTMPISAAEISVVPKAVEADLFRTIAVLPGVVSTSDVSSKFYVRGGGGDQNLIILDGMTIYNPFHALGIFSIFDADAVKEAEIIKGGFPAQWGNRLSSVINIRTREGNKNRLSGKLNMSQVSGKALLEGPTPWDGSWMVSARKSFFDEVLQNFVQQDTPFDFYDVIARMNVATGESGRLSLHTLFSGDVIRPGSTFDPEYEWKNAAYGMSWFQVLENKYLIETTFSFSNFLGELRPRSNAQITPRMSEVNDVYFNGSVTYFRDNGDQYGAGFMFRLPEYHYSFVNSANYQRDEVKKSSETGIWFKYKIKQFRPFSLELGVRSDLFSVLSPNSSDAFEPRIGFAWDINPKLAFKLSYARVHQRVITITNEDDVVSLFETWIPVPEDEPSEQADHYIVGVDGDIPGVPGLNFNVQAYYKDMKNLVDYNRDKVDADDPDFTRAEGESYGFEFFLEERHPKYYGLLSYSLGYTNRSIGTFTYSPRYDRRHNLNIIAGWKPAEGWDVNVRWEYGSGLPFSQIIGFYDRLQFGGLFDGKGYIGESGQPYTMLGPKNSGRLPSYHRMDVSVSKAFQFEFIKLVAEASVLNVYDRNNMFYYDRTSGDRIDMLPILPTVNLRVEF from the coding sequence ATGAAGCGAATTGCGACGACTGCGACCATCCTGATTCTCACCATCGTATTTTCCCAACAGGTCTTTGCCCAGAAGAATGGAGGCATCAAGGGAATTGTCTCCGACTCCCTGACCGGCGAGCGGCTCTCGCTGGTGAATATTTATATCCCCTCTGAAGGACTCGGTGCGGCGACGGATGCGAACGGGTTCTTTTTCATCGGCAATATTCCCCCGGGAAAAAAGACCTTCCGCATCACCCTGATTGGATACGGTATGATCACGAAGGAGTTTGAGATCCAACCGGGAAAAATCGTGACGATGGATCTTCAGCTCTCACCATCGGTCGTGGAAATGGATGTCGTGGAAACGACGGCTGAGCGGCGCATTCGTTATGACACGGAAATCAGCACCATGCCTATTTCCGCTGCCGAGATTTCCGTCGTGCCCAAGGCGGTGGAAGCAGATCTTTTCCGAACCATTGCGGTACTGCCGGGTGTGGTTTCGACGAGCGATGTCAGCAGCAAGTTCTACGTACGCGGTGGTGGCGGAGATCAGAACCTGATCATCCTCGACGGTATGACCATTTACAATCCTTTCCACGCTCTCGGCATCTTCTCCATCTTTGATGCAGATGCCGTCAAGGAAGCGGAAATCATCAAGGGCGGTTTCCCCGCGCAGTGGGGCAACAGGCTCTCGTCGGTGATCAACATCCGCACGCGAGAAGGCAACAAGAACCGGCTTTCCGGAAAGCTGAACATGAGCCAGGTGAGCGGCAAGGCGCTGCTCGAAGGACCCACGCCCTGGGATGGTTCATGGATGGTGTCGGCAAGAAAGAGCTTTTTCGATGAGGTGCTGCAGAATTTCGTGCAGCAGGACACTCCGTTCGATTTTTATGATGTCATTGCACGCATGAACGTTGCCACCGGTGAGAGCGGACGGCTGTCGCTGCACACCCTTTTCAGTGGTGACGTCATCCGGCCCGGCTCCACCTTCGATCCGGAATACGAGTGGAAGAACGCCGCCTACGGTATGAGCTGGTTCCAGGTTCTCGAGAACAAGTATCTCATCGAGACGACATTCAGTTTCTCGAATTTCCTCGGGGAATTGCGTCCCCGGTCGAACGCGCAAATCACTCCCCGCATGTCCGAGGTCAATGACGTGTACTTCAACGGGTCCGTCACGTATTTCCGCGACAACGGTGACCAGTACGGCGCGGGCTTCATGTTCCGGCTTCCAGAGTACCACTACAGCTTCGTCAACTCCGCGAATTATCAGCGCGATGAGGTGAAGAAGAGCAGCGAAACGGGTATATGGTTCAAGTACAAAATCAAGCAGTTCCGGCCGTTCTCCCTCGAACTGGGAGTGCGCTCCGATCTCTTCTCCGTGCTTTCCCCGAACAGTTCCGATGCCTTCGAACCCAGGATCGGATTCGCCTGGGATATCAATCCGAAACTTGCCTTCAAGCTCAGCTACGCCCGTGTGCATCAGCGTGTCATCACCATTACGAATGAAGACGACGTTGTGTCGCTGTTCGAGACATGGATTCCGGTGCCGGAGGACGAGCCCTCCGAGCAGGCGGATCACTATATTGTCGGCGTGGACGGTGATATTCCCGGTGTGCCGGGGTTGAACTTCAACGTGCAGGCGTACTACAAGGACATGAAGAACCTTGTCGATTACAACCGCGACAAGGTCGATGCCGACGATCCTGATTTTACGCGAGCGGAAGGAGAATCCTATGGATTCGAATTTTTCCTCGAGGAGCGTCACCCGAAGTATTACGGACTGCTTTCCTATTCGCTCGGGTACACCAACCGCAGTATCGGCACGTTCACCTACAGTCCGCGTTATGACCGTCGGCACAATCTCAACATCATCGCGGGTTGGAAGCCGGCGGAAGGCTGGGATGTCAATGTGCGTTGGGAATACGGCTCCGGACTTCCGTTCTCCCAGATCATCGGCTTTTACGACAGGCTGCAGTTCGGTGGACTCTTCGACGGTAAGGGGTATATCGGTGAAAGCGGTCAGCCCTACACCATGCTTGGTCCCAAAAACTCGGGCCGTCTGCCTTCGTACCACCGCATGGATGTCAGCGTGTCAAAAGCCTTCCAGTTCGAATTCATCAAGCTGGTTGCGGAAGCAAGCGTGCTCAACGTGTATGACCGCAACAACATGTTCTACTATGACCGCACGTCAGGCGATCGCATCGACATGCTCCCGATCCTGCCGACAGTAAATCTCCGGGTCGAATTCTAG
- a CDS encoding undecaprenyl-phosphate glucose phosphotransferase produces MAKPRRNDFLIPLMAVLSDSAAILASFYLAYLIRFESPLVNFIPVTKGFPPVSAYLIGGLVITPIWLLMFSGRRVYRARRDVDMSLELFQVIRYVSIGMLVVLSLAFFYREFSYSRIVFVFIWGLSIALIFLGRVLVLSYEKRLYAKGRELRNVLIVGTNKMAQDLALKMQHQPANGYRLMGYLSHEDERIESVATPRLGSIENIVRVVEEQRIESILVCLSVGENNELAQLFSMLEGKTVQILLQPDVIGITPTRLRLGEFLGNPLLGVKDLPMTTWARILKRLFDIAFSLLVLLLFSPFAALIFLIIWIESGRPIFYRQVRVGLEGEEFELLKFRTMKVNAEQETGPTWTKRGDPRVTRIGKLLRRLSLDEIPQFINVLRGEMSVVGPRPERPEFVRQFQQYVPKYLERHRLKTGLTGWAQVNGLRGEVPIAERTKFDLYYIENWSLKLDLRIIFKTVYAILFGKDAY; encoded by the coding sequence ATGGCGAAACCGCGCCGAAACGACTTCCTCATTCCCCTGATGGCCGTGCTCTCAGACAGCGCGGCCATTCTCGCATCCTTTTACCTGGCCTACCTGATTCGTTTCGAGAGTCCTCTCGTCAACTTTATTCCCGTGACCAAAGGTTTTCCGCCTGTGAGCGCATACCTGATCGGGGGACTGGTTATCACGCCGATCTGGCTGCTGATGTTCAGTGGACGCCGGGTGTACCGCGCACGGCGCGATGTGGATATGAGCCTCGAACTTTTCCAGGTCATCCGTTACGTCAGCATCGGGATGCTGGTAGTGCTCAGCCTCGCATTTTTCTATCGTGAGTTTTCGTATTCCCGTATTGTGTTCGTGTTTATCTGGGGACTCTCGATCGCGCTGATTTTCCTCGGGCGTGTTCTCGTGCTTTCGTATGAGAAAAGACTGTACGCGAAGGGCAGGGAACTGCGGAACGTACTCATTGTCGGTACGAACAAGATGGCACAGGACCTCGCACTCAAGATGCAGCATCAGCCTGCAAACGGCTACCGCCTGATGGGGTATCTTTCGCATGAGGATGAACGGATTGAGAGTGTTGCCACGCCGCGTCTCGGCAGTATTGAGAATATTGTTCGCGTGGTTGAAGAGCAGCGTATTGAGAGTATTCTCGTCTGTCTCTCGGTCGGTGAAAACAACGAACTTGCGCAGCTGTTTTCCATGCTCGAAGGAAAGACGGTGCAGATTCTGCTGCAGCCGGATGTGATCGGTATCACTCCAACGCGTCTTCGGCTCGGTGAATTTCTCGGCAATCCACTTCTCGGTGTGAAGGACCTGCCGATGACGACCTGGGCACGCATCCTGAAAAGGCTGTTCGATATCGCTTTCAGCCTGCTCGTGCTGCTGTTATTCTCCCCGTTCGCGGCGTTGATTTTCCTGATCATCTGGATTGAGTCGGGACGACCCATATTTTACCGGCAGGTGCGAGTCGGACTCGAAGGAGAGGAGTTCGAACTGCTGAAATTTCGCACCATGAAAGTCAATGCGGAGCAGGAAACCGGTCCGACATGGACGAAGCGTGGTGACCCACGCGTCACGCGCATCGGGAAATTGCTCAGGCGTCTAAGCCTGGATGAAATTCCGCAGTTCATCAATGTTCTGCGCGGAGAGATGAGCGTCGTCGGTCCGCGCCCTGAGCGCCCGGAGTTCGTCCGTCAGTTTCAGCAGTATGTACCCAAATACCTCGAGCGCCATCGTCTCAAGACCGGGCTCACGGGCTGGGCACAGGTCAACGGTCTGCGTGGGGAAGTCCCGATTGCAGAACGCACGAAATTCGACCTTTACTATATTGAAAACTGGTCGCTCAAACTTGACCTTCGCATTATCTTCAAAACCGTATACGCCATTTTATTCGGCAAGGACGCATACTGA